From Miscanthus floridulus cultivar M001 chromosome 15, ASM1932011v1, whole genome shotgun sequence, the proteins below share one genomic window:
- the LOC136508009 gene encoding uncharacterized protein: MTTGTGSSASCSVAKRLRPELPLIICGKCKQKIVMEYRVKRQGPNKGRVFYKCPDRDWEGNGCDGWYWEEDYATYVQNLGALEVAAAADEAIMSRHWMYNADRRSQDFIEGLHYFLGVAEANKRDGFMCCPCALCKNLKEYSSSMSLHSHLLKSGFMSNYICWTKHGESGVMMEEGEGEDLDIDDIIAQYGAFDDTTMGGDEEEVAVEDDLGDALGDAIRDAQQEWESEKEKVKFERMLEDHRKLLYPTAEEGQKKLGTTLELLQWKAKNGISDKAFGNLLNLIKKMLPKPNELPTTTYEAKKVVCPLGLKIQKIHACPNDCILYHGNEYENLDECPVCKASRYKIRRDDPGDVEGEQRPRKKIPAKVMWYAPIIPRLKRLFRNKDHAKLLRWYKEDRKVDNMLRHPADGSQWRAIDREFPEFANEARNLRFALSTDGMNPFGEQSTSPRQPGNDIDVYLKPLVEELLVLWNKPGVRVWDEYKQEHFDLRAMLFVTINDWPALSNLSGQTNKGYNACTHCFDDLDSIYLKRCRKVVYLGHRRFLPLNHQVRKKGKHFKGKPDHRKKPYNRTGEDVLAMVKDVKVVFGKGQGSESVPKDAKGHAPMWKKKSIFWELPYWQVLETDDGRHYLSPASYTLSKEERDNMFECLSSIKVPSGFSSNIKGIINVPDKKFLNLKSHDCHVLMTQLLPVALRGILPPHVCLATVKLCAFLNAISQKAINPVELATLQNDVVQCLVSFELVFPPSFFNIMTHILVHLVKEISILGPVFLHNMFPFERFMGVLKKYVKVRSKPEGSIAQGYGIEEVIEFCVDFIPDLAPIGVPESRHEGRLSGKGTLGKKTYIGMEDDYFNKAHYTVLQNSSLVHPYIEIHKEFLRQPSWHILTYQGYEINGNTFYTVAQDKRSTNQNSGVRIDGTDPNGNIQTYYGRIEEIWELDYAPNFKVPLFRCQWVKLTGGGVTVDKEYGMTTVDLNNIGYKEEPFVLAADVSQVFYVKDMSTKSKRGKNEDINSMINEPKRHIILSGKINIVGIEDKSDMSEDYERNVRIPPFIVKKDPSIMLNDEDTPWLRQDHNQGSYVKKKFTVVPA; this comes from the exons atgacaactggtaccggatcatcggcctcttgttcggttgcgaaacgactgaggccagaactccctctcattatctgcggcaagtgtaagcagaagattgtgatggagtaccgagtcaagagacagggacccaacaagggccgtgttttctacaagtgcccggatcgcgat tgggagggcaatggatgcgatggttggtactgggaggaagattatgctacatacgtgcagaatttgggtgcgcttgaggtagcggctgctgctgatgaggca attatgtcacgccattggatgtacaatgccgatcgccgctcccaagactttattgagggcttgcactatttcttaggtgtggccgaggcaaataagcgggatggtttcatgtgctgtccatgtgccctatgtaagaatttaaaggaatattcaagctcaatgagtcttcattcacatttgcttaagtcaggtttcatgtcaaactatatatgttggactaagcatggagaaagcggggtcatgatggaagaaggtgaaggagaagatttagacattgatgacattattgctcagtatggtgcctttgatgatactacaatggggggagatgaagaagaggtagcggtagaagatgatctcggtgatgctcttggcgatgccattcgtgatgcacaacaagaatgggaaagtgaaaaagagaaagttaagttcgagcgcatgcttgaggatcataggaagttgctatacccgacggccgaagaggggcaaaaaaagctgggtacaacactggaattgctacaatggaaggcaaagaatggtatatccgacaaggcatttgggaatttattgaacctcataaagaagatgcttccgaagccaaatgaattgcccaccactacgtacgaagcaaaaaaggttgtctgcccattgggattaaaaatccagaagatacatgcatgtcctaatgactgcatcctctaccatggcaatgaatacgagaatttggatgaatgcccggtatgtaaagcatcgcggtataagatcaggcgcgatgatcctggtgacgtcgagggtgaacaacgtcctagaaagaaaatccctgccaaggttatgtggtatgctcctataataccacgcttaaaacgtttgttcagaaataaagaccatgcaaagttgttgcggtggtataaagaagaccgtaaggtagacaatatgctgagacacccagctgatgggtcccagtggagagcgatagacagggaatttccagagtttgcaaatgaggctagaaacttaaggttcgccttaagtacagatggtatgaatccttttggagagcagagcacta gtccgaggcaacctggcaacgatattgatgtctatctgaagccattagttgaagaacttctagttttatggaacaaaccaggtgtacgtgtctgggatgagtacaaacaagaacactttgacctacgagcaatgttgttcgtaacaatcaatgattggcctgctttaagtaatctttcaggtcagacaaacaaaggatataatgcatgcacacattgttttgatgaccttgacagtatatatttgaaaagatgtcgaaaggtcgtgtaccttggccatcgtcgattccttccgttgaatcaccaagtaagaaagaaagggaagcattttaaaggtaagccagaccatcggaagaagccttataaccgaaccggggaagatgtactcgcaatggtcaaggatgtgaaagtagtatttggaaagggacaaggcagtgaatctgttcccaaagatgctaagggacacgcacccatgtggaagaagaagtccatcttttgggagctaccctattggcaagtcctagag acagatgatggacgtcattacttaagtcctgctagctacacgcttagcaaagaagagagggacaacatgttcgaatgtctaagcagcatcaaggtcccatcgggattctcctccaatataaagggtataataaatgtgccagataagaaattcctaaacttaaagtcccatgactgccacgtgcttatgacgcaattgcttccagttgctttaagaggaattctacctccacatgtatgtctagccaccgtgaagctatgtgcattcctcaatgcaatttctcagaaggcaatcaatccagtggaactagctactctacagaatgatgtggttcaatgtcttgtcagctttgagttggtgttccctccatccttctttaatatcatgacacacatcctagttcatttggtgaaggagattagtattcttggacctgtgttcttacataacatgttccccttcgagaggtttatgggagtcttgaagaaatatgtgaaagtccgttctaagcctgaaggaagcatcgcccagggctatggaatagaggaggtcattgagttctgtgttgactttattcctgaccttgccccgattggtgttcccgaatcacgacacgaggggcgactcagtggtaaaggaactttagggaagaaaacatatatcggcatggaagacgattatttcaataaagcacactacacagttcttcagaactcgtcattggtgcatccgtacatcgagatacataaggagttctta aggcagccatcgtggcatatcctcacgtaccaagggtacgagataaatgggaatacattttacacagttgcccaagataaaaggagcaccaatcaaaatagtggtgttcgcatagatggaacagatccaaatgggaatatacaaacatattatggccgcatagaagagatatgggaactagactacgcacctaattttaaagtccctttgttccggtgccaatgggtgaagctgaccggaggaggggtaacagtcgacaaagagtatggaatgacaacagtggacctcaacaatattgggtacaaagaggaaccattcgtccttgctgccgatgtgagtcaggtgttctatgtgaaagacatgtctacaaaatcaaagagaggaaaaaacgaagacatcaactcaatgatcaatgagccaaagcgccacataattctttctgggaaaataaatatagtgggaattgaagacaagtcagacatgtcagaagattacgaaagaaatgtccgaattccacccttcatagtgaagaaagatccaagcatcatgttaaatgatgaagacactccatggttacgacaagatcataaccaagggtcatacgtcaagaagaaattcactgttgtgcccgcatga